The Mycobacterium seoulense genome has a window encoding:
- a CDS encoding MMPL/RND family transporter: protein MTEHRLDEPRAKRPFIPRMVRAFAIPIIFFWGLLAVATNTFMPQVERVAEELAGPMVPHYAPSQRALLHIGEKFHESNSTNLTMVVFEANRPLGDADHRYYDDLMRRLEHDTQHVQYVMDLWGKPFTAAGAQSVDGKCTYVLLRLAGDIGQIQANQSVDAVRDIIKKDPPPPGLKVYVSGAAPLASDTLAIANASLNNVTIVTIILIVVMLLLVYRAPSTLLVPLLGVLIEMLVAKGVVSTLGHLGYIELSSFAVNIVIALTLGAGTDYGIFLMGRYHEARQAGESREDSFYIAYKGVAPIIIGSGLTIAGACYCLTFARLNYFHTMGPAVAITMLFTIAAAMTLGPAALTVGSLFGMFDPRTNAKGYLYRRIGASVVRWPVPILVASSAVVMLGAIFVPTYRQNYDDRQYQPAGAPANLGFQAADRHFPKSKLFSEMLMVETDHDMRNSADFISLDRVAKALIRLHGVAMVQGMTRPLGRALEHASIPYLFTTQGSGNGQQLPFSKEQNSNTDAQADIQAHSVEVLRKEIGFFQKVSDELHQTVLTVEDLQRVADDIRDEVSNVDDFFRPIKSYFYWERHCFDIPICWTFRSLFETIDQIDKLADDIADAKVSLEEVDKAFPQIIAQLKATADDTEALQSKLVNSYGSADLQTTQTAQTFDDLINVGNDFDKSRSDDFFYIPHEGFDNDDVKTGMKLMMSPDGKAARFIVTHEGDAMGPEGVEHVEQFPDAIKTILKETSLAGARIYIGGSGSNDKDIKEYAMSDLMIAAIAAFVLIFLIMMFITRSLVAALVIPGTVAFSYAGAFGLSILVWQHLVGLHLHWLVLPLTFIILVAVGSDYNLLLINRVKEELHGGIHTGLIRALGSTGGVVTSAGLVFAFTMLAMLTSDLRTIGQVGSTVCIGLLLDTLIVRSFVVPCILRILGPWFWWPTLVRARPLRQAAAPS, encoded by the coding sequence ATGACCGAGCATCGCCTAGACGAACCGCGGGCCAAACGCCCGTTCATCCCCCGGATGGTGCGGGCTTTCGCGATCCCGATCATCTTCTTCTGGGGGCTTCTCGCGGTCGCCACGAACACGTTTATGCCCCAGGTCGAGCGGGTCGCTGAGGAGCTCGCCGGACCGATGGTGCCGCACTACGCGCCCTCACAGCGGGCTCTGCTGCACATCGGCGAGAAGTTCCACGAATCGAACTCGACGAACTTGACCATGGTGGTGTTCGAGGCGAACCGTCCGTTGGGAGATGCCGACCACCGGTATTACGACGATCTGATGCGCCGCCTCGAGCACGATACGCAGCACGTGCAGTACGTGATGGACCTGTGGGGCAAGCCGTTCACCGCGGCCGGAGCCCAGAGCGTGGACGGTAAGTGCACTTATGTGCTGTTGCGTCTCGCCGGCGACATCGGCCAGATCCAAGCCAACCAGTCGGTGGACGCCGTCCGCGACATCATCAAGAAGGACCCCCCACCGCCCGGGCTCAAGGTCTATGTCAGCGGCGCGGCTCCGCTGGCCTCGGACACGCTGGCGATTGCGAACGCGAGCCTGAACAACGTCACGATCGTCACGATCATCCTCATCGTCGTGATGCTGCTGCTGGTCTACCGCGCCCCTTCCACGCTTTTGGTGCCCCTGCTCGGCGTGCTCATCGAGATGCTCGTCGCGAAGGGGGTTGTCTCGACGCTCGGGCACCTCGGGTATATCGAACTCTCGTCGTTCGCGGTGAACATCGTGATCGCGTTAACTCTGGGCGCGGGAACGGATTACGGCATTTTCCTGATGGGCCGCTATCACGAGGCCCGACAGGCCGGCGAAAGCCGGGAGGACAGCTTCTACATCGCGTACAAGGGTGTCGCACCCATCATCATCGGCTCCGGGCTGACCATTGCCGGCGCGTGTTACTGCTTGACGTTCGCGCGCCTGAATTATTTCCACACCATGGGGCCGGCTGTAGCGATCACCATGTTGTTCACCATCGCCGCGGCGATGACACTGGGCCCGGCGGCGTTGACCGTCGGCAGCCTGTTCGGGATGTTCGACCCGAGGACCAACGCCAAGGGCTACCTGTATCGGCGCATCGGGGCGAGCGTGGTGCGGTGGCCGGTCCCGATCCTGGTGGCCAGTTCCGCCGTGGTCATGCTCGGGGCGATCTTCGTTCCCACCTACCGGCAGAACTACGACGACCGGCAGTACCAGCCGGCCGGTGCGCCCGCCAACCTGGGTTTCCAGGCGGCCGACCGGCACTTTCCCAAGAGCAAGCTCTTCTCCGAGATGCTCATGGTCGAAACCGATCACGACATGCGTAACTCGGCCGACTTCATCTCGCTGGACCGGGTCGCCAAGGCCCTGATTCGCCTGCACGGTGTGGCGATGGTGCAGGGCATGACCAGGCCATTGGGCCGCGCGCTCGAGCATGCCAGCATTCCCTACCTGTTCACCACGCAGGGCAGCGGCAACGGTCAACAACTCCCGTTCAGCAAGGAGCAGAACTCCAACACCGACGCGCAGGCCGACATCCAGGCGCACTCGGTCGAGGTCCTGCGCAAAGAGATCGGCTTTTTTCAGAAGGTGTCCGATGAGCTGCACCAGACGGTTCTCACCGTCGAGGACCTGCAGCGGGTCGCCGACGACATCAGAGACGAGGTCTCGAACGTCGACGATTTCTTCCGTCCGATCAAGAGCTACTTCTATTGGGAGAGGCACTGTTTCGACATCCCCATCTGCTGGACGTTTCGTTCGCTGTTCGAGACGATCGATCAAATCGACAAGTTGGCCGACGACATCGCGGACGCGAAGGTGTCTCTCGAGGAGGTGGACAAGGCCTTCCCGCAGATCATCGCCCAACTCAAGGCCACCGCCGACGACACCGAGGCGCTGCAGTCGAAGTTGGTCAACAGTTACGGATCCGCCGACCTGCAGACCACCCAGACCGCGCAGACGTTCGACGATCTGATCAACGTCGGGAACGACTTCGACAAGTCCCGCAGCGATGACTTCTTCTACATCCCGCACGAAGGTTTCGACAACGACGACGTCAAGACGGGCATGAAGCTGATGATGTCGCCGGACGGCAAGGCGGCCCGCTTCATCGTCACCCACGAGGGCGACGCCATGGGACCCGAAGGCGTGGAACACGTCGAGCAGTTCCCCGACGCGATCAAGACGATCCTGAAAGAGACCTCGCTGGCCGGCGCACGGATCTACATCGGCGGTTCGGGGTCCAACGACAAGGACATCAAGGAATACGCGATGTCCGACCTGATGATCGCGGCGATCGCGGCCTTCGTGCTGATCTTCTTGATCATGATGTTCATCACGCGAAGTCTGGTGGCGGCCTTGGTGATTCCCGGGACGGTGGCGTTCTCCTACGCCGGTGCGTTCGGGCTGTCCATCCTCGTTTGGCAGCACCTCGTCGGCCTGCACCTGCACTGGCTGGTCCTGCCGCTGACGTTCATCATCCTGGTGGCGGTGGGTTCGGACTACAACCTGTTGCTGATCAACCGCGTCAAAGAGGAGCTGCACGGCGGTATCCACACCGGTCTCATCCGGGCGCTGGGCAGCACCGGCGGTGTGGTGACGTCGGCCGGTCTGGTCTTCGCCTTCACCATGCTGGCCATGCTCACCAGCGATCTGCGGACCATCGGTCAGGTGGGTTCGACGGTGTGCATCGGCCTGCTGCTCGACACGTTGATCGTGCGTTCGTTCGTGGTGCCGTGCATCCTGCGGATCCTCGGACCGTGGTTCTGGTGGCCGACTCTGGTGCGCGCCCGTCCGCTGCGGCAGGCGGCCGCCCCGAGCTAG
- a CDS encoding MmpS family transport accessory protein yields MPLVAVVAVGVGLLCMYKVHQFSEPEPVITVNGPQAPEQFNLKRITYEVFGSAGKGGKLVYIDIDGHPHQVDFTALPWSHTETTTLSVASGSISVHVRSGQVGCRMLVDGVVRDEQSDDHPDADVECRVKSA; encoded by the coding sequence ATGCCGCTGGTCGCCGTCGTTGCGGTCGGCGTGGGCCTGTTGTGCATGTACAAGGTGCACCAGTTCTCCGAGCCGGAGCCGGTCATCACCGTCAATGGTCCGCAGGCGCCCGAGCAGTTCAATCTGAAACGCATCACCTATGAGGTGTTCGGCTCCGCCGGCAAGGGCGGGAAGCTCGTCTATATCGACATCGACGGTCATCCGCATCAGGTCGATTTCACGGCCCTGCCGTGGTCCCACACGGAGACCACGACGCTCTCGGTGGCGTCCGGCAGCATTTCGGTTCACGTTCGTAGCGGTCAGGTGGGTTGCCGGATGCTGGTGGACGGCGTGGTTCGCGACGAGCAGTCGGACGACCATCCGGACGCCGACGTCGAGTGCCGGGTGAAGTCGGCATGA